In one window of Candidatus Dependentiae bacterium DNA:
- the sppA gene encoding signal peptide peptidase SppA, whose amino-acid sequence MSKVSDTLKNIFWVLLIIQFAVPVFKGLKKQWSDHVEPKNKVGMIVMSSVITSSARYNKQLKEFFKDNEIKAILIKMDCPGGAAGSTQAICQEIINLKKQYPKPIVSYSENLCASGAYQVAANTDYIVASGSSLVGSIGAKLGTQMRFKKLLDAYNVETVDISSGSYKNSCDPLAEITKQQKDMLQQLTDDCYEQFVADIVRCRHLSVDQKDVWANGKIFTGHQAFGLKLIDEIGNQTTALDYIKKQILHSDREIELIKKAQPSILQKIMHSDDESDDELGCNVSTSIWGSLFSFLQKQSVSF is encoded by the coding sequence ATGTCAAAAGTTTCAGATACGTTAAAAAATATTTTTTGGGTTTTACTCATTATTCAATTTGCAGTCCCTGTATTTAAAGGTTTAAAAAAGCAGTGGTCAGACCATGTTGAACCTAAAAACAAAGTTGGCATGATTGTAATGTCTAGCGTGATAACATCATCAGCAAGGTACAATAAACAGTTGAAAGAGTTTTTTAAAGACAATGAGATTAAAGCTATTTTAATTAAAATGGACTGTCCTGGTGGAGCTGCTGGATCAACTCAAGCAATTTGCCAAGAGATCATTAACCTGAAAAAACAATATCCAAAGCCAATTGTTTCATATAGTGAAAATCTTTGTGCTTCTGGTGCTTATCAAGTAGCCGCAAATACTGATTATATTGTGGCATCTGGTAGTTCTTTGGTTGGAAGTATTGGCGCCAAGCTTGGAACTCAAATGAGATTTAAAAAGCTTTTAGACGCTTACAATGTTGAGACTGTCGATATTTCATCAGGCAGTTATAAAAACAGCTGTGATCCATTAGCTGAAATTACAAAGCAGCAAAAAGATATGCTTCAGCAGTTAACAGATGATTGTTATGAGCAGTTTGTTGCTGATATTGTTAGGTGTCGTCATCTTTCAGTTGATCAAAAAGATGTTTGGGCAAACGGCAAAATATTTACTGGTCATCAAGCTTTTGGTTTGAAACTTATTGATGAAATAGGAAATCAAACAACTGCTTTAGATTATATTAAAAAACAGATTTTACATTCTGATCGAGAAATAGAGTTGATAAAAAAAGCTCAGCCTTCAATTTTACAAAAAATTATGCACAGCGATGATGAAAGCGATGATGAGCTTGGATGCAATGTTTCAACCTCAATTTGGGGCAGCTTATTTAGTTTTTTACAAAAACAAAGTGTTTCTTTTTAG
- a CDS encoding GNAT family N-acetyltransferase, whose protein sequence is MNHKTIFLLTLAIHTTIFNNPIVKIVPFLLTKHVSILTECCIEHYPELFSSSPDSPGMKSHQARRDYAFAQAMHIGALCNELGQIDNKVNGSITTTKVLEINDIPAGYIKYTSCHPLKSIGKIDQLAILNKHRRQNLGNVLMCHALDDFYKNDAISFAYVLTTTKTVGEKFYQNKLGFSFLDEQKSLNYPDETLFRWGARIRNL, encoded by the coding sequence ATGAATCATAAAACAATCTTTTTATTGACCCTCGCTATACATACAACAATCTTTAACAACCCAATCGTCAAAATTGTACCTTTTTTGCTTACAAAACATGTCTCGATTCTTACTGAATGCTGTATAGAGCATTATCCTGAGCTTTTCTCTAGCTCTCCTGATAGCCCTGGAATGAAATCTCATCAAGCAAGACGTGACTATGCTTTCGCACAGGCTATGCACATAGGAGCACTTTGTAATGAGCTAGGGCAAATTGATAATAAAGTAAATGGATCAATTACCACTACCAAGGTTTTAGAAATAAATGACATTCCGGCAGGATACATTAAATATACGTCTTGCCATCCTTTAAAAAGCATAGGAAAAATCGATCAGCTTGCCATACTAAACAAACACAGAAGGCAAAACCTAGGCAATGTTTTAATGTGTCATGCTTTGGATGATTTTTACAAAAATGATGCTATTTCTTTTGCTTACGTTTTAACCACAACCAAAACAGTGGGCGAAAAATTTTACCAGAACAAATTAGGCTTTTCTTTTTTAGACGAGCAAAAATCGTTGAATTACCCTGATGAAACCTTATTTCGATGGGGCGCTCGAATTCGGAATTTATAA
- a CDS encoding DUF488 family protein has translation MLQAKSIQAEKEIHDGIRISIMRKPRGDYDLLISALAPSELLLQSYQDQKITWYEYEHAFLLEMKNNSDAQRMLQFIIDISKFTDVTLLCWEQTPDQCHRRLITELISTISNNNVKIILK, from the coding sequence ATGTTGCAAGCAAAATCCATTCAAGCAGAAAAAGAAATACATGATGGCATTCGGATATCAATCATGCGCAAGCCTCGTGGGGATTATGATTTATTAATTTCAGCACTGGCTCCATCTGAATTACTTTTGCAATCCTATCAAGATCAAAAAATAACCTGGTATGAATATGAGCATGCATTTTTACTGGAGATGAAGAATAATTCAGACGCCCAAAGAATGCTTCAATTCATTATCGATATTTCAAAATTTACTGATGTAACTCTTTTATGCTGGGAGCAAACGCCTGATCAATGCCATAGACGATTAATTACAGAATTAATTAGTACGATCAGCAACAACAACGTAAAGATCATTCTTAAATGA